In the Drosophila takahashii strain IR98-3 E-12201 chromosome 3R, DtakHiC1v2, whole genome shotgun sequence genome, one interval contains:
- the LOC138913649 gene encoding uncharacterized protein: protein MKYSDILILTKDELMSVLIAKNVPVTGTEAIQQLRAMVKALQPSSTMELDNVTEKSDEDADNAAESVPGGDDRNPDEMEEMAEILNQMTLYKARKELAELKVQVAALESGTVDRKLTIDIKDIESTLQNFSGDDHVGVHAWIREMDLAAATHGLSDSQRWLLGNRKLQGSARSYTMYEKTTTWKELSECLLKVFGFQMTNHEVAKQLQSRSILKGESLLQYFIAMRNIAGQGTFEDMDVIKYIVDGLQDHTGCAAPLYYCVSLDELREKMMRYQIVQAEFKRKPQVSRTAVPLRQSSSANISDARNADANIRCFNCRSMGHFSNQCKKPRRPEGGCFHCFETGHQFRECPKRIRTAALCTSDEKEEEDDSVGGTSFIQLIPEVL from the exons ATGAAATATTCGGATATATTGATCCTGACAAAGGATGAACTAATGAGCGTGCTAATTGCAAAAAATGTACCAGTGACCGGCACAGAGGCCATACAGCAGCTGCGGGCGATGGTAAAAGCCTTACAGCCATCATCTACCATGGAGTTGGACAATGTTACTGAGAAATCGGATGAGGATGCCGATAATGCAGCTGAGAGTGTGCCAGGAGGGGACGACCGCAATCCCGACGAAATGGAAGAAATGGCCGAAATTCTGAACCAGATGACCCTGTACAAAGCCCGGAAAGAACTTGCCGAGTTGAAAGTGCAAGTGGCCGCTTTGGAGAGCGGCACCGTGGACCGAAAACTCACCATTGACATAAAGGACATAGAATCAACCTTGCAAAATTTCTCTGGAGATGATCACGTTGGCGTTCATGCATGGATCCGTGAGATGGACTTGGCTGCTGCCACACACGGTTTGAGCGACTCCCAGCGTTGGCTACTGGGTAATCGCAAGCTGCAGGGGTCGGCCCGTTCATACACGATGTACGAAAAAACCACCACCTGGAAGGAACTGAGCGAGTGCCTACTAAAAGTTTTTGGGTTCCAAATGACGAACCATGAGGTTGCAAAGCAGTTGCAGAGTCGCTCAATCCTTAAAGGCGAATCGCTGctacaatattttattgctATGCGTAATATTGCTGGACAAGGGACGTTCGAGGACATGGACGTTATAAAATACATTGTGGATGGCTTGCAGGATCACACCGGCTGCGCAGCACCGTTGTATTACTGTGTTTCTCTCGATGAGCTGCGTGAGAAAATGATGCGTTATCAGATCGTACAGGCCGAGTTTAAACGAAAACCACAAGTCTCACGCACGGCTGTACCTTTGCGGCAGTCATCTTCCGCAAACATTTCCGATGCTCGAAATGCAGACGCCAACATAAGGTGCTTTAATTGCCGCTCAATGGGACATTTCAGCAATCAATGCAAGAAACCAAGGCGGCCAGAGGGAGGATGCTTCCATTGCTTTGAGACTGGGCACCAGTTCCGGGAGTGCCCGAAGCGTATACGAACAGCTGCGTTGTGTACCAGTGACGAGAAGGAAGAGGAAGACGATTCTGTCGGCGGAACTTCGTTTATTCAACTA ATACCGGAAGTTTTATAA